Proteins found in one Panthera tigris isolate Pti1 chromosome B3, P.tigris_Pti1_mat1.1, whole genome shotgun sequence genomic segment:
- the SKOR1 gene encoding SKI family transcriptional corepressor 1: protein MALLCGLGQVTLRLWAPLPAQSENKIGFRAAGAILRSGGMEALTTQLGPGREGNSSPTSKQELQPYSGSSALKPNQVGETSLYGVPIVSLVIDGQERLCLAQISNTLLKNYSYNEIHNRRVALGITCVQCTPVQLEILRRAGAMPISSRRCGMITKREAERLCKSFLGEHKPPKLPENFAFDVVHECAWGSRGSFIPARYNSSRAKCIKCGYCSMYFSPNKFIFHSHRTPDAKYTQPDAANFNSWRRHLKLSDKSATDELSHAWEDVKAMFNGGTRKRTFSLQGGGGGGANGGSGGQGKGGAGGGGGPGCGAEMAPGPPPHKSLRCGEDEATGPPGPPPPHPQRGLGLAAGAGGPAGPGGPGGGAGVRSYPVIPVPSKGFGLLQKLPPPLFPHPYGFPTAFGLCPKKDDPVLGAGEPKGGPGTGSGAGAGTGGGAGGPGSGHLPPGAGPGPGGGAMFWGHQPSGAAKDAAAVAAAAAAATVYPTFPMFWPAAGSLPVPPYPAAQSQAKAVAAAVAAAAAAAAAAAGGGGPESLDGAEPAKEGGLGSEERCPSALSRGPLDEDGADEALPPPLAPLPPPPPPARKGSYVSAFRPVVKDAESIAKLYGSARDAYGAGPARGPGPGAGSGGGYVSPDFLSEGSSSYHSASPDVDTADEPEVDVESNRFPEDEGALDEADPGAPSAPSTAGGQDADQPVGPPSTTSSGADGPTDSPDGGSPRSRRRPGLPAASRSTFGDLAADDVVRRPERSPPSGGYELREPCGPLGGPAPAKVYAPERDEHVKSAAAALGPAASYLCTPEAHEPDKEDNHSTADDLETRKSYPDQRSISQPSPANTDRGEDGLTLDVTGTQLVEKDIENLARDELQKLLLEQMELRKKLEREFQSLKDNFQDQMKRELAYREEMVQQLQIVRDTLCNELDQERKARYAIQQKLKEAHDALHHFSCKMLTPRHCTGNCSFKPPLLP from the exons ATGgctttgctgtgtggccttgggcaagtcactctcCGTCTCTGGGCCCCACTTCCTGCACAATCCGAAAACAAAATTGGGTTCCGAGCTGCCGGGGCAATCCTGAG GAGCGGCGGCATGGAGGCTCTCACCACTCAGCTGGGGCCGGGGCGCGAGGGCAACTCCTCACCCACCTCGAAGCAGGAGCTGCAACCCTACTCAGGCTCCAGCGCTCTCAAACCCAACCAGGTGGGCGAGACGTCGCTGTACGGGGTGCCTATCGTGTCTCTGGTCATCGACGGCCAGGAAcgcctgtgcctggcacagatctCCAACACTCTCCTCAAGAACTACAGCTACAATGAGATCCACAACCGCCGTGTGGCCCTGGGCATCACGTGCGTGCAGTGCACGCCCGTGCAACTGGAGATTCTGCGTCGGGCCGGGGCCATGCCGATCTCCTCGCGCCGCTGCGGTATGATCACGAAGCGCGAGGCCGAACGCCTGTGCAAGTCGTTCCTGGGCGAGCACAAGCCACCCAAGCTGCCCGAGAACTTCGCCTTCGATGTGGTGCACGAGTGCGCGTGGGGCTCGCGTGGCAGCTTCATCCCTGCGCGTTACAACAGCTCGCGTGCCAAGTGCATCAAGTGCGGCTACTGCAGCATGTATTTCTCGCCTAACAAGTTCATCTTCCACTCGCACCGCACACCCGACGCCAAGTATACGCAGCCCGACGCCGCTAACTTCAACTCGTGGCGCCGTCACCTCAAACTCAGTGACAAGTCGGCCACAGATGAACTGAGCCACGCTTGGGAGGACGTCAAGGCCATGTTCAATGGCGGCACGCGCAAGCGGACTTTCTCGCTGcaaggaggcggcggcggcggtgctAATGGCGGGTcgggtgggcaggggaagggcggtGCTGGCGGCGGGGGCGGCCCCGGGTGTGGCGCAGAGATGGCCCCAGGCCCGCCGCCCCACAAAAGCCTGCGCTGCGGCGAAGACGAGGCTACCGGACCTCCTGGGCCGCCTCCTCCCCATCCGCAGCGGGGACTTGGTCTAGCGGCGGGAGCCGGCGGCCCGGCGGGCCCTGGAGGGCCTGGTGGCGGCGCCGGGGTTCGCAGCTACCCAGTGATCCCAGTGCCCAGCAAGGGCTTTGGCCTCTTGCAGAAACTGCCCCCGCCGCTTTTCCCTCACCCCTATGGCTTCCCCACGGCCTTCGGCCTCTGCCCCAAAAAGGACGACCCGGTGCTAGGTGCGGGCGAGCCCAAGGGCGGTCCAGGCACCGGGAGCGGCGCAGGCGCGGGCACTGGCGGAGGCGCGGGCGGGCCAGGATCCGGCCATTTGCCCCCGGGGGCAGGCCCTGGTCCGGGTGGCGGCGCCATGTTCTGGGGTCACCAGCCCTCTGGGGCAGCCAAGGACGCAGCGGCCGTGGCTGCAGCGGCCGCCGCAGCCACCGTGTACCCGACGTTTCCCATGTTCTGGCCGGCGGCAGGCAGCCTCCCGGTACCACCCTATCCAGCCGCGCAGAGCCAAGCCAAGGCGGTGGCGGCCGCTGtagcggcggcggccgcggcggcggcggcggctgccggcggcggcggccccgagTCCCTGGACGGTGCCGAGCCGGCCAAGGAGGGCGGCCTGGGTTCAGAGGAGCGCTGCCCGAGCGCGCTGTCCCGCGGGCCGCTGGACGAGGACGGCGCGGACGAGGCGCTGCCACCGCCCCTGGCCCCACTGCCCCCGCCTCCTCCGCCGGCACGCAAAGGCTCCTACGTGTCGGCCTTCCGACCGGTGGTCAAAGACGCCGAGAGCATCGCCAAGCTCTACGGTAGCGCCCGCGACGCGTATGGCGCCGGGCCGGCTCGTGGGCCAGGGCCGGGCGCAGGGTCCGGCGGCGGTTACGTGAGCCCAGACTTTCTGAGCGAGGGCAGCTCCAGCTACCACTCCGCCTCGCCCGACGTGGACACCGCTGACGAACCCGAGGTGGACGTGGAGTCCAACCGCTTCCCCGAGGACGAGGGCGCTCTGGACGAGGCGGATCCCGGAGCACCCAGTGCGCCCAGCACGGCAGGCGGCCAGGACGCGGACCAGCCTGTAGGGCCCCCGTCTACCACCTCCTCGGGCGCCGACGGTCCCACAGACTCCCCCGATGGCGGCAGCCCCCGCTCCCGGCGCCGCCCGGGGCTGCCCGCAGCCAGCAGGTCAACATTTGGGGACCTGGCTGCCGACGACGTGGTGCGGAGACCTGAGAGGAGCCCGCCGAGCGGCGGCTATGAGCTGCGAGAGCCTTGCGGGCCGCTGGGGGGCCCCGCGCCGGCCAAG GTGTACGCGCCAGAGCGGGACGAGCACGTGAAGAGCGCGGCGGCGGCGCTGGGGCCCGCGGCCTCCTACCTCTGCACCCCCGAGGCCCACG AACCAGATAAGGAAGACAATCACTCGACCGCCGACGATTTGGAAACGAGGAAATCCTATCCAGACCAAAGGAGTATCTCCCAGCCAAGTCCCGCAAATACAGACCGAG GTGAAGATGGGCTCACCTTGGATGTCACAGGAACTCAGCTAGTGGAGAAAGATATCGAGAACCTGGCCAGAG ACGAATTGCAAAAACTGCTCCTGGAGCAAATGGAGCTCCGCAAGAAGCTGGAGCGAGAATTTCAGAGTCTCAAAG ATAATTTTCAGGATCAAATGAAGAGGGAATTGGCTTATCGAGAAGAAATGGTACAACAGCTGCAAATTGTCAGAG ACACTCTGTGTAACGAACTCGATCAAGAGCGGAAGGCGCGCTATGCTATCCAGCAGAAATTAAAAG AAGCCCACGACGCCCTGCACCACTTCTCCTGCAAGATGCTGACGCCCCGCCATTGCACTGGCAACTGCTCCTTCAAGCCCCCGCTGTTGCCCTAG